The stretch of DNA AGAAGGGAAAATTATACTGCAAAATAATGATGTGACTAACCTTAAGGAATACGAGCGGAGTAAATGGATTTCCCGCGTGTTTCAAAATCCATTAATAGGTACAGCTCCTGATCTGACTATTCTAACAAATTTCAGGTTGGCCTCACTGCGAACTCAGTCGAAGAAGCTGATAATAGGAACGGATAAGCAATTTGCAGAAAGGGTTAAGGAAAAGATTTCAATATTGAAAATGGGCTTGGAAAACAAGTTAGACCAGCCTATGGGAAGTCTTTCCGGCGGACAACGTCAGGCTTTAACATTGTTAATGAGTGTGATGGATGAAGCTAAAATATTGCTTTTAGATGAACCTACTGCTGCGCTCGATCCCAGATCGGCCAATTTAATAATGACTACTGCCGACAAGCTCATCAAAGAATACGGTCTTACGGCTTTGTTGGTAACACATAATCTGAAAGATGCTCATACTTACGGAAACCGGATTTTACAATTTGCAGAAGGGAGAATTATCAGAGATGTTCCAACTCAGGAAAAACAGCAATTGGAACTGAATGATTTATTTAACTGGTTTGAGTAGACCTCATCCCCGGCCCTTCTCCTCAAGGAGAAGGGTTGGGGATGAGGTAAATTATTTCTTATAATCAAACTTAAACTTGCTTAAATCAGGTAATTGTTTCTTCGTACGGTTTACTTCATAATCATAGATCAGTCGCCCCAAATTACCCATAAAAGGATAGCAAATAGTTTCATATTCATATTTGCTATCATTAAAAATGCCGTCAGCATTGCTGAAAACTACTGCCGAAAGCATAAACTCAACCTTTTTATCAAAATCTACGATATAAGCATTGTCGATCAGATAGCCATAGGAATCACCAATCTTATTAAAGATACGGATATTAGCAGGTATATTATCAGTTTTATCACCAAACATCAAAAATTTAACAATAGAAGGTTTGTATTCCTTAGCATTGCTATAATCAGGATGTTTGCTTTCCGCAGGCAGCATTGACATGTATTTGTACAGAAAGTTATAATCGTCATTCGTAAGGTTAAAACGCTGTGATGAGGGAACCGTTTCAGGAAACATTAGTGTGCGAAGCAATTTTTGTTGCTCTTCTAACGGATAACAATTTTTTAGTCCGAAGTTAAACGGTTTATAGATAATCGAATCTTTTGAATTCATATAGCCAATTCCCCTCATGATCGGCTTCAAACCCTTGAAATAATCCGTTTCATTATAAATCTGCGGCTGGCTATAAACGATTTTTTTTTCATTATAAAACTGAATGGGATTGGTATAGCGAGCGGTAATGGTATCGTCACCAACAATGTACCTGGTTAATATTCTTACATCATTAAACCCTTTTTGCTTTAAGGTTTCGTTAATGTACTGCTGACCTAAAAACTCATATAAGCGGTTATATCCATCATTGTCGCTTACCAACAAAATCTTCTTAATATACTGTCCAATTGAAGGCAAGGAATTTACAGCAGAAGTATCAGTGCTCACGGCAATTTGTTTACGAGATGCACTATCAATC from Solitalea canadensis DSM 3403 encodes:
- a CDS encoding ABC transporter ATP-binding protein, coding for MINVNNVSKSFNKGNANEVKALTNVDLAINAGEYVVVVGANGSGKSTFLNLIAGSTLPTEGKIILQNNDVTNLKEYERSKWISRVFQNPLIGTAPDLTILTNFRLASLRTQSKKLIIGTDKQFAERVKEKISILKMGLENKLDQPMGSLSGGQRQALTLLMSVMDEAKILLLDEPTAALDPRSANLIMTTADKLIKEYGLTALLVTHNLKDAHTYGNRILQFAEGRIIRDVPTQEKQQLELNDLFNWFE
- a CDS encoding serine hydrolase; its protein translation is MKKLIWLTIITLCCLNYANAQQKENLIEELLKSKPELFNIILNDSTKHEVQIVYTQIDRDKNNKPSFTTYTYNVDRNRYFFPASTVKLPLSLLSLEKINNLNIKGLTKETPLKIDSASRKQIAVSTDTSAVNSLPSIGQYIKKILLVSDNDGYNRLYEFLGQQYINETLKQKGFNDVRILTRYIVGDDTITARYTNPIQFYNEKKIVYSQPQIYNETDYFKGLKPIMRGIGYMNSKDSIIYKPFNFGLKNCYPLEEQQKLLRTLMFPETVPSSQRFNLTNDDYNFLYKYMSMLPAESKHPDYSNAKEYKPSIVKFLMFGDKTDNIPANIRIFNKIGDSYGYLIDNAYIVDFDKKVEFMLSAVVFSNADGIFNDSKYEYETICYPFMGNLGRLIYDYEVNRTKKQLPDLSKFKFDYKK